From a single Vibrio chagasii genomic region:
- a CDS encoding Crp/Fnr family transcriptional regulator, whose amino-acid sequence MLDPTIGKQIQWPCDLPQSLIDSLLEIAVFKTGIHSLEITQKFQNLPGVFYILSGSAGICFSTQNMKSLSGGVIGKGDWMGALSIHAEYNLFAVAEEVEPITMVLFPSEKVLELAEEQCMVFKWLLHCGTKAQSIWMQAYLSSIHEKEQKTIYVLLELAARQNNIAGATVSVNVSQTQLSTITGISRSRLNEVLKGIEQDGLVKIQRGKVFISDVEGLYERISPMNLMMRDPVAEIKSQ is encoded by the coding sequence TTGTTAGATCCAACCATAGGCAAACAAATACAGTGGCCATGTGATTTGCCACAAAGTCTCATCGATAGCTTGCTTGAGATTGCCGTATTTAAAACCGGCATTCATAGCTTGGAAATTACACAAAAGTTTCAAAACCTACCTGGCGTTTTCTATATTCTTAGCGGCTCTGCGGGTATCTGTTTTTCTACACAAAATATGAAGAGCTTATCAGGAGGAGTGATCGGTAAAGGTGATTGGATGGGGGCCTTGTCGATTCATGCTGAATACAATCTTTTTGCGGTAGCTGAAGAAGTTGAACCGATCACCATGGTACTTTTCCCATCGGAAAAGGTACTAGAGTTGGCTGAAGAGCAGTGCATGGTATTTAAGTGGCTGCTGCATTGTGGCACTAAGGCACAATCGATTTGGATGCAGGCTTACCTTTCCTCTATTCATGAAAAAGAACAAAAAACGATTTATGTGCTCTTAGAACTCGCTGCGCGTCAAAATAACATAGCGGGAGCTACCGTGAGTGTTAACGTGTCACAAACTCAGTTGAGTACGATTACTGGGATTTCTCGCTCACGCTTGAATGAAGTGCTGAAAGGCATAGAGCAGGACGGTCTGGTCAAGATTCAAAGGGGTAAAGTCTTTATTTCAGATGTTGAAGGGCTTTACGAACGTATTTCGCCAATGAATCTAATGATGCGAGATCCAGTTGCGGAGATAAAATCCCAGTAG
- a CDS encoding YgjV family protein, protein MSAFYLSQVLVAIAICFDLMSFQFKERKKIVTCLFFAGVLISSHFILLEQWTAACLMIIATVRYLTSVFSTSPKFKYLFCSLSVVATAFTFSGLTSVLSCCASMFQTFAAFNKDDRRLRELMIIGTSFWLVHNYLVGSPTAVVMEALFIGSNLLGYYRFYFRKNVVA, encoded by the coding sequence GTGTCAGCTTTCTATTTGTCTCAAGTTTTAGTCGCCATTGCGATTTGCTTTGATCTTATGTCTTTCCAATTTAAGGAGAGGAAGAAGATCGTAACCTGCCTATTTTTCGCAGGTGTACTGATTTCAAGTCACTTTATTCTGCTAGAACAGTGGACAGCAGCATGCTTGATGATTATTGCCACTGTCCGTTATTTAACGAGTGTGTTTTCCACATCACCTAAATTCAAATATTTGTTTTGTTCACTGTCTGTCGTTGCGACAGCCTTTACTTTCTCTGGGTTAACCAGCGTATTGAGTTGCTGCGCATCAATGTTCCAAACATTTGCTGCTTTTAACAAGGATGACCGTCGACTTCGAGAGCTAATGATCATCGGCACCAGTTTTTGGCTTGTTCATAATTACTTAGTTGGCTCTCCAACAGCAGTTGTTATGGAAGCCTTATTTATTGGCAGCAACCTGCTTGGTTATTATCGTTTTTACTTCAGGAAGAATGTCGTGGCTTAG
- a CDS encoding DUF2860 domain-containing protein: protein MRSVLPVVLSAAVSMPAYSGLAPSEGFSGNFSVLAGFYSDSSNLSTEQDSNQATNTMEGDSENQGLLGFLGTVKYTFGESLTHQVYAGTTREDIATGTIAFEIGYRHQLSGGTILDVSVLPTLISGKAWSDPYAVGVNRNETDVKGNVGRLQLTNIGGTAFQTDFAIGESDVDDELSGTQSLSTQEAALLDRERAYLYAKAGYRFILPNQAGLLVPSMVYFNSDAEGGALSFDSYGIELNYAKRIGRHGFVVTLDANDRQYDEANPIYGKTREENEYGAFLAYELGGLLGYKDWSFITLLGLRTIDSNIDFYNSEQVLASVGIDYKF, encoded by the coding sequence ATGAGGTCTGTTTTACCTGTAGTACTTTCCGCGGCTGTTTCTATGCCAGCGTACAGTGGACTAGCTCCTAGTGAGGGCTTTAGTGGTAACTTTAGTGTCTTGGCTGGGTTCTATTCTGACAGCAGTAATTTGAGTACTGAACAAGACTCAAACCAAGCAACCAATACCATGGAAGGCGATAGTGAGAATCAAGGCTTACTTGGTTTTCTTGGAACTGTTAAGTATACCTTTGGTGAATCCCTTACTCACCAAGTTTATGCCGGTACCACCCGAGAAGATATTGCGACCGGTACCATTGCTTTTGAAATTGGTTATCGACACCAACTCTCTGGCGGAACCATATTAGATGTTTCCGTGTTACCGACACTTATCTCCGGCAAGGCTTGGTCTGATCCTTACGCTGTAGGTGTGAATCGAAACGAAACCGATGTAAAGGGTAACGTGGGGCGCCTACAACTGACCAACATCGGCGGCACTGCTTTCCAAACCGATTTTGCTATTGGTGAGTCTGATGTTGATGATGAACTGTCAGGTACCCAAAGTCTGTCTACACAAGAAGCCGCACTACTCGATAGAGAAAGAGCTTATTTATATGCTAAGGCAGGCTATCGCTTCATTCTACCTAATCAGGCCGGCTTGTTAGTACCTTCTATGGTGTATTTCAATTCTGATGCGGAAGGGGGGGCTCTGAGCTTTGATAGCTACGGTATCGAGTTGAACTACGCTAAGCGAATTGGCCGTCACGGTTTTGTTGTTACGTTAGATGCGAATGACCGTCAGTATGATGAAGCTAACCCAATCTATGGAAAGACTCGTGAAGAGAACGAGTATGGTGCCTTTTTAGCGTATGAACTCGGTGGATTGTTGGGTTACAAAGATTGGTCGTTTATTACGTTACTCGGTCTAAGAACCATTGATTCCAATATCGATTTCTATAACTCTGAACAGGTATTGGCAAGCGTCGGCATCGACTATAAATTTTAA
- a CDS encoding fasciclin domain-containing protein: MFKNLYKSLSLFAASLLLSTAVHADHHGMKKDIVDVAVENGSFTTLVAAVKAAGLVDTLKGEGPFTVFAPTDEAFAALPDGTVDMLLKPENKDKLVAVLTYHVVPGKVMAEDVVKLDSAVTVQGEPVTISTDHGVVMINKAHVVTADVKASNGVIHVIDAVLLPR; the protein is encoded by the coding sequence ATGTTTAAGAACTTATATAAAAGCCTGTCGCTGTTCGCCGCATCACTTCTTTTATCAACGGCTGTCCATGCTGACCATCATGGTATGAAAAAAGACATCGTGGACGTGGCAGTAGAAAACGGCTCTTTCACAACGTTAGTGGCGGCAGTAAAAGCGGCAGGATTAGTGGACACACTGAAAGGAGAAGGCCCTTTTACTGTTTTTGCACCAACAGATGAAGCGTTTGCCGCTCTACCAGACGGTACAGTAGACATGTTATTAAAGCCGGAAAATAAAGATAAACTGGTCGCAGTACTCACCTACCATGTAGTGCCAGGAAAAGTAATGGCTGAAGATGTGGTAAAACTAGACAGCGCAGTCACAGTACAGGGTGAGCCAGTCACAATTAGCACTGACCATGGTGTTGTAATGATCAACAAAGCTCATGTCGTAACGGCAGACGTTAAAGCGAGCAACGGCGTGATACATGTCATTGACGCTGTGCTGTTACCTAGGTAA
- a CDS encoding GNAT family N-acetyltransferase, with protein MVRIRNYQESDAKALWEIFFYTVRNVNIRDYAQEQVEAWAPSGFDFALWQKRMDGLKPFVAELDGHIVGYTDLQPSGLVDHFFCHHEYQGRGVGRALMEHVFTIGQIRGVARYFSEVSITARPFYERMGFKVVNDQQVDMRGVTLTNFVMEKVVDN; from the coding sequence GTGGTGAGAATTCGAAATTATCAAGAAAGTGATGCTAAAGCGCTATGGGAGATCTTTTTCTACACAGTTCGTAACGTGAACATACGAGACTATGCTCAAGAGCAGGTAGAGGCTTGGGCACCAAGTGGCTTTGACTTTGCGTTATGGCAAAAGCGTATGGACGGGTTAAAACCTTTCGTCGCTGAGTTAGATGGTCATATTGTTGGCTATACTGACCTACAACCAAGTGGTTTAGTCGACCATTTTTTTTGCCATCATGAATATCAGGGGCGAGGTGTTGGCCGAGCGTTGATGGAGCATGTGTTCACGATTGGGCAAATTCGTGGGGTAGCAAGATACTTCTCAGAGGTAAGTATCACGGCGAGGCCATTTTATGAGCGTATGGGTTTTAAAGTAGTGAATGATCAGCAAGTCGATATGCGGGGAGTAACGTTGACGAATTTCGTTATGGAAAAGGTTGTCGACAATTAG
- a CDS encoding GNAT family N-acetyltransferase, whose product MDIQIRHLEATDSQDLFDIYRRPSVSENTSQKPYLSSDQVDRLFGHSDHFTLVAESSEKVVGHITLFMTTKVRDRHSAGLAIAIHPDVHGKGVGKALMQEAINQADNWLNLVRLELEVHADNHAAIALYERAGFQLEGTKRLSTFKNGKYIDMLLMSRIKPEYLAS is encoded by the coding sequence TTGGATATACAAATTAGACATTTAGAAGCAACGGATAGCCAAGATTTATTCGATATTTATCGCCGCCCTTCGGTTTCAGAAAACACGTCACAAAAGCCATACCTTAGTTCTGATCAAGTGGATCGGCTGTTTGGTCATTCAGACCATTTTACTTTAGTCGCTGAATCATCCGAGAAAGTCGTAGGCCATATCACCTTGTTTATGACGACTAAAGTAAGGGACCGACACAGCGCAGGGCTTGCTATTGCCATTCATCCGGATGTTCACGGAAAAGGGGTTGGTAAAGCCTTGATGCAAGAAGCCATCAATCAAGCGGATAATTGGCTAAACCTCGTCCGCCTAGAGTTAGAGGTTCATGCCGATAACCACGCTGCGATTGCTTTGTACGAACGCGCTGGCTTTCAGTTAGAGGGGACTAAGCGATTGAGTACCTTCAAAAACGGCAAGTACATTGATATGTTGCTGATGTCGAGAATAAAGCCAGAATATCTAGCATCTTGA
- a CDS encoding PhzF family phenazine biosynthesis protein — MDLEIYQVDSFTTQAFKGNPAGVCISQELLDESLMLSIAEEMAVPETAFLALDTMTLKWFTPEVEVKLCGHGTLATVHVMTEQGLAKVGDKVVFNTLSGELTATVCESTIELDFPGTQLLSAEPNLVLLEHLGIAQDQVVSFLEFDTKQFIEVTNEQVLLELTPNFDALKTMAGRGVLVTSQSSSVDLDFVSRYFAPWVGNNEDPVTGSAHCALTQYWADKLNKSCFRAYQASRRGGYVSTELLANGRIKLIGSAKTVISGLLKI, encoded by the coding sequence GTGGATCTAGAAATATATCAAGTGGATTCGTTCACTACCCAAGCTTTCAAAGGCAACCCTGCAGGTGTCTGCATTTCTCAAGAGTTACTAGATGAGTCGCTGATGTTATCTATTGCAGAAGAGATGGCGGTACCTGAGACGGCTTTCCTCGCACTGGATACCATGACGCTAAAGTGGTTTACACCAGAAGTGGAAGTTAAGTTGTGTGGCCACGGCACTCTGGCTACTGTGCATGTGATGACAGAGCAGGGGTTAGCTAAGGTTGGCGACAAAGTTGTTTTTAATACTTTGTCTGGGGAGTTAACTGCCACAGTTTGTGAATCAACTATCGAGCTAGATTTCCCAGGTACTCAGTTGCTGAGTGCAGAGCCTAATTTAGTTCTTTTAGAGCATTTAGGCATAGCGCAAGACCAAGTAGTGTCATTCTTGGAATTTGATACTAAGCAGTTTATCGAGGTGACTAATGAGCAAGTGCTATTGGAGCTCACTCCGAACTTTGATGCTTTAAAAACAATGGCAGGCAGAGGTGTGCTAGTGACGAGCCAATCATCAAGCGTAGATCTCGATTTTGTTTCTCGTTATTTTGCCCCTTGGGTCGGGAACAATGAGGATCCTGTTACTGGCTCGGCACATTGTGCTTTAACACAATATTGGGCTGATAAACTCAACAAATCGTGTTTTCGTGCATACCAAGCTTCTCGTCGTGGGGGCTATGTATCGACTGAGCTATTGGCGAATGGTCGAATAAAGTTAATAGGTTCAGCCAAAACAGTGATTAGCGGTCTGCTAAAAATTTAG
- a CDS encoding LuxR C-terminal-related transcriptional regulator: MKDNQFDSFEELLGHQTDTLTACQPKDFDKTFVSLAQEALAWFKLDRLTLFPNSMILLDTGKSMSVSQVGMPPLEMERFLKGNYLEYLKLLRSKECWQLFPEQSLANHTIDPLRELYQEGAHWHAIVSLSLFGQQWGAIGFSRFKRYDTPIEERDLKRIKMLSDVWLCFWQHSKMTRSVTSDEASNINESEKLLLLTKKQCAVLTQLAQGYTAKQCADILFLSPRTIESHKYRMLDILELDNHTELIQFALRNGFGIDNP, translated from the coding sequence ATGAAAGACAACCAATTCGATAGCTTTGAAGAGCTCTTAGGTCACCAAACCGACACCTTGACCGCATGTCAGCCAAAAGATTTTGATAAGACGTTTGTGTCACTCGCTCAGGAGGCTCTTGCTTGGTTTAAGCTAGATAGGCTTACTCTGTTTCCAAACTCGATGATTCTTTTGGATACAGGGAAAAGCATGTCTGTCTCTCAAGTCGGAATGCCCCCACTCGAGATGGAGCGCTTTCTAAAAGGCAACTACCTTGAATATCTAAAGCTTTTACGCTCTAAAGAGTGTTGGCAGCTATTTCCAGAGCAATCTCTCGCGAACCACACAATCGATCCGCTACGTGAACTCTACCAAGAAGGTGCTCATTGGCACGCTATCGTAAGCTTATCGTTATTTGGGCAACAATGGGGCGCTATCGGTTTCTCTAGGTTCAAGCGGTACGACACTCCTATTGAAGAGCGTGATTTGAAGCGAATCAAAATGCTGAGTGATGTTTGGCTCTGTTTTTGGCAACACTCAAAAATGACTCGTAGTGTGACCAGTGATGAAGCCAGTAATATCAATGAGAGTGAAAAACTCTTGTTACTTACAAAAAAACAATGCGCTGTACTTACGCAGTTGGCGCAAGGTTACACTGCTAAGCAATGTGCCGACATACTGTTTTTAAGCCCAAGAACGATCGAATCACACAAATATCGAATGTTAGATATCCTCGAACTCGATAACCATACAGAGCTAATCCAGTTTGCGCTTCGTAATGGCTTCGGTATTGATAATCCATAA
- a CDS encoding diguanylate cyclase — MKKMLSLTAIKVVILLSAAVLLTVNIYSVTRINDINKSFSSRQNEATWFVFQLVKEYANFLMVSRSDKLDYDELWLAYDITWSRFDILINSTESSNFIKSANFKTYFSAEFEKFKSLESSIKLVRQGDLPQESLQKKIDICYTSLVEFINEKFRLQSPVIEENTSIVDKFVVVNRASSAFLVLVLAAIAVVFYLDFSIKKKLHSTDFITGFRNRVSLMQFIKNSYPEDNTFDLYFVRIRNLSEINQKYGLEYGDLVVSSAAKSLTEKVPESTISFRSSGSQFIFFIPQDLYTSDEIQEKFNSVLKDYISAGNLELMIDAVVRHKKNISSKDMMELLTTIQR; from the coding sequence CTGCCATTAAAGTGGTTATTTTGCTTTCAGCTGCGGTTTTACTTACCGTGAATATCTACAGTGTTACAAGAATCAACGATATCAATAAGAGCTTTTCTAGCCGCCAGAATGAGGCTACTTGGTTCGTTTTTCAGTTGGTAAAGGAATATGCCAATTTTTTGATGGTTAGCCGTTCGGATAAGCTCGATTACGATGAGTTATGGTTGGCTTATGATATTACCTGGAGTCGTTTTGATATTCTGATCAACAGTACTGAATCGTCAAATTTTATTAAATCAGCGAACTTCAAAACCTATTTTTCGGCAGAATTTGAAAAGTTTAAGTCACTAGAGTCGTCCATTAAATTGGTTCGCCAGGGCGATCTTCCCCAAGAGTCCTTACAAAAGAAAATCGATATTTGCTACACCAGCTTGGTTGAATTTATCAATGAGAAATTTCGCCTCCAAAGCCCAGTTATTGAAGAAAATACCTCTATTGTTGATAAATTTGTTGTCGTTAATCGGGCGAGCAGTGCTTTTCTTGTTCTGGTTTTAGCTGCCATCGCTGTTGTCTTTTATCTGGATTTCTCAATTAAGAAGAAGCTCCATTCGACAGACTTTATTACTGGCTTTCGTAATAGAGTCTCTCTCATGCAGTTTATTAAAAATAGTTACCCTGAAGATAATACGTTCGACCTCTATTTTGTACGAATTAGAAATCTGAGTGAGATTAATCAAAAATATGGGCTTGAATATGGTGACTTGGTTGTGAGTTCTGCGGCAAAGTCTCTGACAGAAAAGGTTCCTGAAAGCACAATCTCGTTTCGTAGCAGTGGAAGTCAGTTTATATTTTTTATCCCTCAAGACCTGTACACGAGTGATGAGATACAGGAGAAATTCAACAGCGTACTCAAGGACTATATTTCTGCGGGGAATTTGGAGCTTATGATTGACGCAGTAGTCAGACACAAAAAGAACATCAGCTCTAAGGATATGATGGAGCTATTAACGACCATCCAACGCTAG
- a CDS encoding extracellular solute-binding protein, giving the protein MKSIYVSVLVSSSLLSGLVFGQKNEIYLYNWDEFLSDDVIQQLNDTYGISLKQQYFSDESIRDEVLLSERRGAFELVVIESMKLKALAKQSLFHNLDDLQKSLSGNFDPRWVDGCGDYGIPYAWGTSGILYRSNRVEPPVSWKAILDPEAKNSGRISMYYEPTDLVSTALLLNSFDPFTNNEQELRIAYQTLQDQKVHLESSEYVVDYIHQPARLANIDLAYGYSGDSHVLNDTDPDPSWVYMVPQEGTTLWLECIAAINNGELSKEATTILSFLSQPDIAAKNAMDSWFATPNSKAKALTTQEYQNDPELFPSQEILDRSYLYRSLEPNSLQIRNRIVDSLR; this is encoded by the coding sequence GTGAAATCAATTTATGTTTCAGTTCTTGTCTCATCATCCCTTTTGAGTGGGTTGGTGTTTGGTCAGAAGAACGAAATTTATCTCTACAATTGGGATGAATTTCTGTCTGACGATGTGATTCAACAACTAAACGATACTTATGGGATCTCTCTAAAGCAGCAATACTTTTCTGATGAATCAATTCGAGATGAAGTGCTACTGAGCGAACGGCGTGGAGCATTTGAATTGGTTGTCATTGAAAGCATGAAGCTGAAAGCACTAGCCAAACAGAGCTTGTTTCATAATCTCGATGATTTACAGAAGTCACTTTCGGGTAATTTTGACCCTAGGTGGGTAGACGGATGTGGGGATTACGGCATCCCTTACGCTTGGGGAACATCTGGGATTTTATACCGAAGCAACAGAGTCGAACCGCCTGTCTCATGGAAAGCTATTCTAGACCCAGAAGCAAAAAATAGTGGTCGAATAAGCATGTACTACGAGCCTACTGACTTAGTAAGTACAGCACTTTTACTCAACAGCTTTGACCCTTTCACGAACAATGAACAAGAACTTCGGATCGCTTATCAGACATTGCAGGACCAAAAAGTCCACCTTGAGAGCAGTGAATATGTCGTTGATTATATCCACCAGCCAGCGAGGCTCGCTAACATCGATTTGGCTTACGGTTATTCTGGTGACAGCCATGTACTCAATGATACCGACCCAGACCCATCATGGGTGTACATGGTTCCTCAAGAAGGAACGACATTGTGGTTGGAGTGCATTGCAGCGATCAACAACGGAGAGTTATCCAAGGAAGCCACAACGATACTCTCTTTCTTATCACAACCCGACATTGCCGCTAAAAATGCGATGGACTCTTGGTTCGCTACGCCAAACTCGAAAGCAAAAGCCCTAACCACTCAAGAGTATCAAAATGACCCTGAGCTATTCCCTAGCCAAGAAATACTAGACCGCAGTTACTTGTACCGATCACTTGAGCCCAACAGCCTTCAAATCCGTAATCGTATCGTTGATAGTTTGAGATAA
- a CDS encoding cupin domain-containing protein, with amino-acid sequence MSNIYADIPSSIPNEIFSDLIANDNIRIERILSHGHSSPEEGWYDQDEHEWVLVLEGQGVIEFADGRIVTLSKGDYLNIPAGEKHKVLGTDKDSVTIWLAVFYR; translated from the coding sequence ATGTCAAATATCTACGCGGATATCCCTTCGTCGATACCCAATGAAATATTCAGTGACTTGATAGCGAATGACAACATTCGAATAGAGAGGATACTTTCACATGGGCACAGTTCTCCCGAAGAGGGTTGGTACGATCAAGATGAGCATGAATGGGTTCTAGTGCTCGAGGGGCAAGGCGTTATCGAATTTGCTGACGGTCGCATTGTTACTTTGTCTAAAGGGGACTACCTCAATATTCCCGCGGGTGAAAAGCACAAGGTTCTGGGGACCGACAAAGACTCTGTCACGATATGGCTAGCGGTGTTTTATCGTTAA
- a CDS encoding bifunctional diguanylate cyclase/phosphodiesterase gives MPLLKKLYLVLTPALLFVFTVAGVIIYNFASSHTKHMYLDEVQSDVNTALVAAEYEQLGLSLLVRDIGSSLQFLRYIQNPTDYTTLSLLEKRVLRTLNQNQVNQFGQRNIYIIDPKFNLTLSTLRVDPFEDLKIPDHIYERVFDIYTSLVSRSELSQKGFSYISVNGGLRYAYIEAIDPYLLPQDKRASNSSNRYILIADGPLKQLSSLLVEYNDDDNMQLSIEPSSDRENTENTQFVINSIEQTKDSINVQMISRHFLAQVDIREQKFNHAKTILAQQTFLGSVGTLFFIMLIVHSVVRFQLVRPLKDLLREISIGGLKLRYFKRSSGKSEIDGLKNAYIDSLTELKFEAEFDQLTKLANRRSFIRHLGVRHKSALNPRCFIVCWDIIDFRKINDLYGAKVGDKVLINLAKALRETLQNQQSSFGFNCSDYSVARLGGNQFIAILEMGQNQSINEEIENINNTLTGTTFLDYYGFRLSLATGVLPMDTPKFEEIWHRCIDEMLANAKAHSDGESRIVYGEELLHTLERHDIVEKRLLECCESDNFEIRFMPIFNAKTLQIDGAECLIRCPALFDINAGPEEFVPVAEKSNLISRLDMWVITTAIKSYKELAEIHGYKGTLSINISAMELYNRNFADNVRKVLERYQVSPANIIIEITETSYVKSTKLTVQTIENIRNLGLKVSLDDFGTGYTAFNQLLHYPVDELKIDKSFIDNMVDDKADRKLVESMINLGHSCDTLVVGEGVESIEQYHYLRKAHCDLIQGYYFSQPLTYLEFIEFVRDHNPQAILNPEPIQDSTSNDNIAVVHHK, from the coding sequence ATGCCACTATTAAAGAAGCTGTATTTAGTCCTTACCCCCGCACTGTTATTTGTATTTACGGTGGCTGGCGTGATTATCTACAATTTCGCTTCTAGCCATACCAAGCACATGTACTTGGATGAAGTGCAATCTGACGTGAATACCGCTCTTGTTGCTGCTGAATATGAGCAGCTCGGGTTATCGTTGTTAGTAAGGGATATCGGTTCGTCTCTCCAATTCTTACGTTACATTCAAAACCCTACGGATTACACAACACTGTCTCTCTTAGAAAAAAGAGTGCTCCGAACTCTAAACCAGAACCAAGTTAATCAATTTGGTCAGCGGAATATTTACATCATTGACCCTAAATTCAATCTGACACTGTCCACACTTCGAGTTGACCCGTTCGAAGATCTGAAAATCCCTGACCACATTTATGAGCGCGTCTTCGATATCTACACCTCTTTGGTGAGTCGATCTGAACTGTCTCAAAAAGGTTTCTCATACATCTCGGTAAATGGTGGGCTAAGATACGCTTACATTGAGGCCATCGACCCATACTTACTCCCACAAGATAAGCGAGCCAGTAACAGTTCAAATCGATACATCCTGATTGCAGATGGTCCACTAAAGCAGCTATCAAGCTTGCTCGTTGAATACAATGATGACGACAACATGCAACTTTCTATTGAACCGTCGTCGGATAGAGAAAACACTGAGAATACCCAGTTTGTTATCAACTCAATCGAACAGACTAAAGACAGTATCAATGTGCAAATGATCAGCCGACATTTCCTCGCACAAGTCGACATTCGTGAGCAAAAATTCAACCATGCTAAAACCATACTCGCCCAGCAAACCTTTTTAGGTTCGGTAGGCACCCTGTTTTTTATCATGCTCATCGTACATTCGGTCGTACGCTTCCAATTGGTACGCCCACTTAAAGATCTATTGCGCGAAATATCCATCGGTGGGCTTAAGCTCAGATACTTCAAACGCTCGTCAGGAAAAAGTGAGATTGATGGATTAAAGAATGCATATATCGACTCTCTCACCGAGTTAAAATTTGAGGCGGAGTTCGACCAACTCACTAAGTTAGCCAATAGGCGTTCATTCATTCGTCATCTCGGCGTACGCCACAAAAGCGCATTAAACCCAAGATGCTTTATTGTTTGTTGGGATATCATCGATTTTCGTAAAATCAATGACCTTTACGGCGCTAAGGTTGGAGATAAAGTTCTGATAAACCTGGCAAAGGCTCTGAGAGAAACCTTGCAGAACCAACAATCATCCTTCGGTTTTAATTGCAGTGATTACTCTGTAGCAAGGCTTGGAGGTAATCAGTTCATTGCCATATTAGAAATGGGGCAAAATCAATCGATAAACGAAGAAATAGAAAACATCAACAACACACTCACCGGCACAACCTTCCTTGATTATTATGGTTTCAGATTGTCACTTGCAACCGGCGTGTTACCCATGGATACACCAAAGTTCGAAGAGATTTGGCACAGGTGCATCGATGAAATGTTAGCGAATGCCAAAGCACATAGTGACGGTGAAAGCCGTATCGTTTACGGTGAAGAATTGCTGCACACCCTAGAACGTCATGACATTGTCGAGAAACGACTATTAGAGTGCTGCGAAAGTGACAACTTTGAAATTCGCTTTATGCCAATTTTCAATGCTAAGACACTTCAAATTGATGGCGCCGAATGTCTGATCCGCTGCCCGGCTTTATTTGATATCAATGCAGGTCCTGAAGAGTTTGTTCCGGTCGCGGAAAAGAGTAACCTAATATCAAGACTCGACATGTGGGTGATTACTACCGCTATTAAAAGTTACAAAGAGCTAGCAGAAATTCACGGATACAAAGGCACCCTCTCTATTAATATATCTGCAATGGAACTCTACAATCGTAACTTCGCTGACAATGTCCGTAAAGTACTCGAACGTTATCAAGTCTCGCCAGCCAATATCATAATTGAAATTACCGAGACGAGTTACGTGAAAAGCACCAAGCTAACTGTGCAGACTATTGAAAACATAAGAAATTTAGGGTTAAAGGTTTCTCTCGACGACTTTGGCACTGGCTACACGGCGTTTAACCAACTTCTCCACTACCCTGTAGATGAGTTAAAAATCGACAAAAGCTTTATCGATAATATGGTAGACGACAAAGCCGACCGTAAATTGGTCGAGTCGATGATTAACCTGGGGCACTCTTGTGACACGCTCGTTGTAGGGGAAGGCGTTGAATCCATAGAACAGTATCACTACCTAAGAAAAGCGCACTGTGACCTCATACAAGGCTACTATTTTAGTCAGCCATTAACGTACTTGGAATTTATTGAGTTCGTTCGAGACCATAACCCTCAAGCGATTTTAAACCCCGAGCCTATTCAAGACTCTACGTCGAACGATAATATCGCGGTAGTACACCACAAATAA